One Microbacterium sp. zg-B96 genomic region harbors:
- a CDS encoding glutaredoxin domain-containing protein, with translation MTAQPSTLTVFGADWCRDCRRTKSQLDALGVGYEYIDLETDPAAADVAREISGRTNIPVVVYPDATHHVEPSNDDVEAKLRELSLI, from the coding sequence ATGACTGCTCAGCCCTCCACCCTCACCGTGTTCGGCGCCGACTGGTGCCGCGACTGCCGCCGCACCAAGTCGCAGCTGGACGCCCTCGGCGTCGGCTACGAGTACATCGACCTCGAGACCGACCCGGCCGCCGCCGACGTCGCGCGCGAGATCTCGGGACGCACCAACATCCCCGTCGTGGTGTACCCCGACGCCACTCACCACGTCGAGCCCAGCAACGACGACGTCGAAGCCAAGCTGCGCGAACTCTCGCTGATCTGA
- a CDS encoding polysaccharide deacetylase family protein, with translation MATSRHAARAKRANPRRRAAALIAVLAVAGIAVVAAVVIPPLTAAGRPAPPSTPAPPRATAAPPPPALTPAEQLLAATEDPNACVVTFQLDINPPDPLLVTQGQLYGALPIPRRDGAVFAGWYPTAADAAGHTTSARINGSKLAACTDRQRELFGAWMAPDAVAAEDAAIPILMYHQFTTNPEGEDDWLRLNYAYIGDFQAHMDYIAAGGFYLPTWDELSAFIDGALYLPARSVIITDDDAHHTWLELAAPIIESKGLLTTSFVITKFRSEPAPNPYVLQRSHTHDMHEAGGNGQGRIVNWSAAEIAADLETSAQILGAKEVVAYPFGHHNDTAKEGLRQAGFDLARTIEQGYVRPGTDKLALPCIRINYGMTVDDLRQLIG, from the coding sequence ATGGCCACCTCCCGGCATGCGGCGAGGGCTAAGCGAGCGAACCCACGCCGTCGCGCGGCGGCGCTGATCGCCGTGCTGGCGGTCGCCGGCATCGCCGTGGTCGCCGCAGTCGTGATCCCGCCGCTCACGGCGGCGGGCCGCCCTGCACCGCCGAGCACGCCGGCGCCCCCGCGGGCCACCGCCGCTCCCCCGCCGCCGGCCCTGACTCCCGCCGAGCAGTTGCTGGCTGCGACCGAGGATCCGAATGCCTGCGTCGTCACCTTCCAGCTCGACATCAACCCGCCCGATCCGCTGCTGGTCACCCAGGGCCAGCTGTACGGCGCGCTGCCCATTCCACGGCGCGATGGTGCCGTGTTCGCCGGCTGGTACCCGACGGCAGCGGATGCCGCGGGGCACACGACATCCGCACGCATCAACGGATCGAAGCTCGCCGCCTGCACCGACCGCCAGCGGGAACTGTTCGGCGCGTGGATGGCGCCCGACGCGGTCGCCGCCGAGGATGCGGCGATCCCGATCCTGATGTACCACCAGTTCACGACGAACCCCGAGGGCGAAGACGACTGGCTGCGACTGAACTACGCGTACATCGGCGACTTCCAGGCGCACATGGACTACATCGCGGCGGGCGGCTTCTACCTGCCCACCTGGGATGAGCTCAGTGCCTTCATCGACGGGGCCCTGTACCTGCCCGCCCGGTCGGTGATCATCACCGACGACGATGCCCACCACACCTGGCTCGAACTGGCAGCCCCGATCATCGAGTCGAAGGGGTTGCTGACGACGTCCTTCGTCATCACGAAGTTCCGCTCCGAGCCGGCACCCAACCCCTACGTGCTCCAGCGCTCCCACACGCACGACATGCACGAGGCCGGCGGCAACGGTCAGGGCCGCATCGTCAACTGGTCGGCGGCCGAGATCGCCGCCGACCTGGAAACCTCCGCACAGATCCTGGGGGCGAAAGAAGTGGTGGCCTACCCGTTCGGCCACCACAACGACACCGCGAAAGAGGGGCTGCGCCAGGCGGGATTCGACCTGGCCCGCACGATCGAGCAGGGATACGTCCGCCCCGGCACCGACAAGCTGGCCCTCCCCTGCATCCGCATCAACTACGGGATGACCGTGGACGACCTCAGGCAGCTCATCGGCTGA
- a CDS encoding M23 family metallopeptidase has translation MRFPRKETPEDCGCAPTPAEQRAFASGITRRGVLTVGAFGLVAASALAAPFVPAAFAASYPSWDDVQRAKQNEAAKNAEITRIEKLISDLTADVAHKQAEAERLGLEYQAAQEAFEAAVDRAESLQAQADAEEARALEAAQKAGQVAAQLYRNGGGDTSLQLFFSGSAATADDLLARLGTMDKLLAANQAVYTDAVSARDNAQSLSDQASVAREERDRLKSEAEMKMVQAQAAAEAAQAALALQTEHQATLQAQLAALRDTTAQTVAGYQAGVEAERLARLERERLAKIEAERRAAEEAAKNNAGGGGGGGGGGGGGGGGGGAAPGGSGGGQGWVRPHGGWISSGFGGRDSICSDSGCSGSGHRGIDFANGCGSQIYAAAAGRVIHASFSYGGWGNYVKIDHGGGIVTGYAHIRPQGFAVGVGQNVGAGQVIAYAGNTGVSSGCHLHFEVYDDGVRRDPAPFLRARGVSV, from the coding sequence GTGCGTTTCCCGCGCAAGGAAACCCCCGAAGACTGCGGCTGCGCCCCCACCCCGGCTGAGCAGCGTGCGTTTGCCAGCGGCATCACCCGCCGCGGCGTCCTGACGGTCGGCGCCTTCGGCCTGGTCGCTGCCAGCGCGCTCGCCGCACCGTTCGTGCCCGCGGCCTTCGCCGCAAGTTACCCCTCGTGGGACGACGTGCAGCGCGCGAAGCAGAACGAGGCGGCCAAGAACGCCGAGATCACGCGCATCGAGAAGCTCATCAGCGACCTCACGGCCGACGTCGCACACAAGCAGGCCGAGGCCGAGCGCCTGGGCCTGGAGTACCAGGCAGCACAGGAGGCTTTCGAAGCCGCTGTGGATCGCGCCGAGTCACTGCAGGCGCAGGCGGATGCCGAAGAGGCTCGGGCACTGGAGGCGGCGCAGAAGGCCGGCCAGGTCGCCGCGCAGCTGTACCGCAACGGCGGCGGCGACACCTCGCTCCAACTGTTCTTCTCGGGCTCGGCCGCAACGGCCGACGACCTGCTGGCCCGGCTCGGCACGATGGACAAGCTCCTCGCCGCGAACCAGGCCGTCTACACCGACGCCGTCAGTGCCCGCGACAACGCGCAGAGCCTGAGCGATCAGGCATCCGTCGCCCGCGAAGAACGTGACCGCCTCAAGTCCGAGGCCGAGATGAAGATGGTGCAGGCGCAGGCTGCCGCCGAAGCCGCGCAGGCGGCACTCGCGCTGCAGACCGAGCACCAGGCGACACTGCAGGCACAGCTCGCGGCGCTGCGGGACACCACCGCGCAGACCGTCGCCGGTTACCAGGCCGGCGTCGAGGCCGAACGCCTGGCCCGTCTCGAGCGCGAGCGACTCGCGAAGATAGAAGCCGAACGCAGGGCCGCCGAAGAGGCTGCCAAGAACAACGCCGGTGGCGGTGGCGGTGGCGGTGGTGGCGGCGGTGGCGGTGGCGGTGGCGGCGGTGCTGCACCCGGCGGATCCGGTGGCGGTCAGGGCTGGGTACGCCCGCACGGCGGATGGATCAGCTCGGGGTTCGGCGGTCGTGACAGCATCTGCTCCGACAGCGGCTGCAGCGGAAGCGGCCACCGCGGCATCGACTTTGCGAACGGCTGTGGCTCGCAGATCTACGCCGCAGCGGCCGGCCGTGTGATCCACGCGTCATTCAGCTATGGCGGTTGGGGCAACTACGTCAAGATCGACCACGGCGGCGGCATCGTCACCGGCTACGCGCACATCCGCCCGCAGGGCTTCGCCGTGGGCGTCGGTCAGAACGTCGGAGCCGGCCAGGTCATCGCGTACGCGGGCAACACCGGGGTTTCGTCGGGCTGCCACCTCCACTTCGAGGTGTATGACGACGGGGTGCGGCGCGATCCGGCACCGTTCCTGCGCGCCCGCGGCGTCTCGGTCTAG
- a CDS encoding inorganic diphosphatase, with translation MGAYDAVIEIPRGSRVKYEVDHGTGRVYLDRVLFTPMGYPANYGFFENTLGEDGDPLDVLVLLDRDLYPGVMAKVRPVGVLKMSDEAGGDDKVVAVLAKDPRWAHVQDVSDLDEWTKGEINHFFEHYKDLEPGKWVKVDEWADAAEAERLVAESFVRFQEHDEQTRTQGEGEAPKTV, from the coding sequence ATGGGCGCGTACGACGCCGTCATCGAGATCCCGCGCGGCAGCCGCGTGAAGTACGAGGTCGACCACGGCACCGGCCGGGTGTACCTGGACCGCGTGCTGTTCACCCCGATGGGCTACCCCGCCAACTACGGGTTCTTCGAGAACACCCTCGGCGAGGACGGCGACCCGCTGGATGTCCTCGTGCTGCTGGACCGCGACCTGTACCCCGGCGTCATGGCGAAGGTGCGCCCCGTCGGCGTCCTGAAGATGAGCGACGAAGCAGGCGGCGACGACAAGGTCGTCGCGGTGCTCGCGAAGGACCCGCGCTGGGCGCACGTCCAGGACGTGTCCGACCTCGACGAGTGGACCAAGGGCGAGATCAACCACTTCTTCGAGCACTACAAGGACCTGGAGCCCGGCAAGTGGGTCAAGGTCGACGAGTGGGCGGATGCCGCAGAGGCAGAGCGACTCGTGGCCGAATCGTTCGTGCGGTTCCAGGAGCACGACGAGCAGACCCGCACGCAGGGTGAGGGCGAAGCGCCCAAGACCGTCTGA
- the tilS gene encoding tRNA lysidine(34) synthetase TilS, protein MAWGGYRCRVPSLSPAVAEIRRAVRAALQPFAGSGTVVVALSGGADSLALAAATAFEAPKLGLTVRSVTVDHGLQDGSAETAADAARAASALGIDATVVPVTVDGPGGPEAAARDARYRALAQAAQGAVAVLLGHTLDDQAETVLLGLARGSGAASLAAMAPARRDEATGVLWLRPLLAVRRETVRAACEAIGLTPWQDPHNSDTRFARVRVRERVLPMLEAELGPGVAEALARTAEQLREDAEAFAEMIDETIEDIVQPAEAGIAVSVAALAANPPALRHRIIRHVVASEFGVSLTRTQTLEVARLVTDWSGQGPIDLPGCRARRRDGLVEFTAGPADTYT, encoded by the coding sequence ATGGCGTGGGGCGGCTACCGTTGTCGCGTGCCGTCCCTCAGCCCCGCCGTCGCCGAGATCCGCCGTGCCGTGCGCGCCGCACTGCAGCCGTTCGCCGGGTCCGGCACCGTCGTGGTTGCCCTCTCCGGCGGCGCCGATTCGCTGGCGCTGGCCGCGGCCACCGCGTTCGAGGCACCGAAGCTCGGGCTGACGGTGCGCAGCGTCACCGTCGACCACGGCTTGCAGGACGGCTCGGCTGAGACGGCAGCGGATGCCGCGCGCGCGGCATCCGCGCTGGGCATCGACGCCACGGTGGTCCCGGTCACCGTCGACGGACCCGGCGGCCCCGAGGCCGCAGCGCGCGACGCCCGTTACCGCGCCCTTGCGCAGGCGGCGCAGGGCGCCGTGGCCGTGCTGCTCGGGCACACCCTCGACGACCAGGCCGAGACCGTGCTGCTGGGCCTTGCCCGCGGGTCGGGTGCGGCGAGCCTGGCCGCCATGGCGCCCGCCCGCCGCGACGAGGCGACCGGGGTGCTGTGGCTGCGCCCGCTGCTGGCGGTGCGCCGCGAGACGGTGCGGGCGGCGTGCGAAGCGATCGGGCTGACGCCGTGGCAGGACCCGCACAACTCCGACACCCGGTTCGCCCGCGTGCGAGTGCGTGAGCGGGTGCTGCCGATGCTCGAGGCTGAGCTCGGCCCCGGCGTCGCCGAGGCGCTCGCCCGCACCGCCGAGCAGCTGCGCGAAGACGCCGAGGCCTTCGCCGAGATGATCGACGAGACGATCGAAGACATCGTGCAGCCGGCCGAGGCGGGCATCGCGGTGTCGGTCGCGGCGCTGGCCGCGAACCCGCCGGCGCTGCGCCACCGCATCATCCGCCACGTCGTGGCCAGCGAATTCGGGGTCTCCCTCACCCGCACGCAGACCCTCGAGGTGGCGCGGCTGGTCACCGATTGGTCCGGTCAGGGACCGATCGACCTCCCAGGATGCCGCGCCCGTCGCCGCGACGGTCTGGTCGAGTTCACGGCGGGTCCGGCGGATACCTACACTTGA
- the hpt gene encoding hypoxanthine phosphoribosyltransferase, whose protein sequence is MRAADISDQLSTILVTEEQIREKLDQLAAQVDEDYAGKDLLLVGVLKGAVMVMADLARSLQSDITMDWMAVSSYGAGTKSSGVVQIRKDLDTDLHGKHVLIVEDIIDSGLTLSWLLENFASRGAESIEVLALLRKPEAAKVEIDCRYVGFDIPNEFVVGYGLDYAERYRNLRDVAVLAPHVYA, encoded by the coding sequence ATGCGTGCAGCTGACATCTCGGACCAGCTTTCGACCATCCTCGTCACCGAGGAGCAGATCCGGGAGAAGCTCGACCAGCTCGCGGCGCAGGTCGATGAGGACTACGCCGGCAAGGACCTGCTGCTGGTGGGCGTGCTCAAGGGAGCGGTCATGGTCATGGCCGACTTGGCCCGGTCGCTGCAGAGCGACATCACGATGGACTGGATGGCGGTGTCCTCCTACGGTGCCGGCACGAAGTCCAGCGGCGTCGTGCAGATCCGCAAGGACCTCGACACCGACCTGCACGGCAAGCACGTGCTGATCGTCGAGGACATCATCGACTCCGGTCTCACCCTCAGCTGGCTGCTGGAGAACTTCGCCTCCCGCGGGGCGGAGTCCATCGAGGTGCTGGCGCTGCTGCGCAAGCCGGAAGCGGCCAAGGTCGAGATCGACTGCCGCTACGTCGGCTTCGACATCCCGAACGAGTTCGTCGTGGGCTATGGCCTGGACTACGCCGAGCGCTACCGCAACCTGCGCGACGTCGCGGTGCTCGCCCCGCACGTCTACGCCTGA
- the ftsH gene encoding ATP-dependent zinc metalloprotease FtsH → MDFKKITRNPLIYILLVGVLLLVGFSLISSLGGAKQITTQEGLELLKGGTVTEVLNTDGDQRVDMTLSEPHDGATDVQFYYVEARADEVISAIDAAEPKDGFNDAVPRATWFDGFISLFLPILLLGLLFWFLLSSAQGGGGKVMQFGKSRAKLVTKETPTVTFQDVAGADEAIEEMQEIKDFLKDPARFQAVGARIPKGVLLYGPPGTGKTLLARAVAGEAGVPFYSISGSDFVEMFVGVGASRVRDLFTQAKENAPAIIFIDEIDAVGRHRGAGLGGGHDEREQTLNQMLVEMDGFDPKANVIVIAATNRPDILDPALLRPGRFDRQIGVDAPDLKGRLKILEVHGRGKPLADSVDLEVVARKTPGFTGADLANVLNEAALLTARSNAQLIDMRALDEAIDRVIAGPQRRTRVMKDKEKLITAYHEGGHALTAAAMNHTDPVTKVTILPRGKALGYTMVLPLDDKYSITRNELQDQLAYAMGGRVAEEVIFHDPTTGASNDIEKATSIARKMVTEYGMTTEVGPVKLGAASGEMFLGRDMGHGRDFSESVAERVDMQVRDLIEQAHNEAYQVINENRDVLDKLALALLEKETLDHIELAEIFKDITHLPPRPQWLSSSERPVSPRPPVEVPRRREDAGLAAAVEADEAVEKATRRRPTGQARPATA, encoded by the coding sequence ATGGACTTCAAGAAGATCACTCGCAACCCGCTGATCTACATTCTGCTGGTCGGCGTGCTGCTGCTGGTCGGGTTCTCGCTCATCTCCAGCCTCGGCGGGGCGAAGCAGATCACGACCCAAGAGGGCTTGGAGCTGCTCAAGGGCGGCACGGTCACCGAGGTGCTCAACACCGACGGCGACCAACGAGTGGACATGACGCTGTCCGAACCCCACGACGGGGCGACCGACGTGCAGTTCTACTACGTCGAGGCCCGTGCCGACGAGGTCATCAGCGCGATCGATGCCGCCGAGCCCAAGGACGGCTTCAACGACGCCGTGCCGCGTGCGACCTGGTTCGACGGCTTCATCTCGCTGTTCCTGCCGATTCTGCTGCTGGGTCTGCTGTTCTGGTTCCTGCTGTCGTCTGCCCAGGGCGGCGGCGGCAAGGTGATGCAGTTCGGCAAGTCGCGCGCCAAGCTGGTCACCAAGGAGACTCCCACCGTCACGTTCCAGGACGTCGCGGGCGCCGACGAGGCGATCGAGGAGATGCAGGAGATCAAGGACTTCCTGAAGGACCCGGCCCGCTTCCAGGCCGTCGGCGCACGCATCCCCAAGGGCGTGCTGCTGTACGGTCCTCCCGGAACCGGCAAGACCCTGCTCGCCCGCGCCGTCGCCGGTGAAGCGGGCGTGCCGTTCTACTCGATCTCGGGTTCGGACTTCGTCGAGATGTTCGTCGGCGTCGGCGCCAGCCGCGTGCGTGATCTGTTCACGCAGGCCAAGGAGAACGCCCCCGCGATCATCTTCATCGACGAGATCGATGCCGTCGGTCGTCACCGCGGTGCCGGACTCGGCGGCGGTCACGACGAGCGGGAGCAGACGCTCAACCAGATGCTCGTCGAGATGGACGGCTTCGACCCCAAGGCGAACGTCATCGTCATCGCGGCCACCAACCGCCCCGACATCCTCGACCCCGCGCTGCTGCGCCCCGGCCGCTTCGACCGGCAGATCGGTGTGGATGCCCCCGACCTCAAGGGCCGACTGAAGATCCTCGAAGTGCACGGGCGCGGCAAGCCGCTCGCCGACTCGGTCGACCTCGAGGTCGTCGCGCGCAAGACGCCCGGGTTCACGGGCGCGGATCTGGCGAACGTGCTCAACGAGGCCGCGCTGCTGACGGCGCGCTCCAACGCGCAGCTGATCGACATGCGGGCCCTCGACGAGGCCATTGACCGCGTGATCGCCGGCCCGCAGCGGCGTACCCGCGTGATGAAGGACAAGGAAAAGCTCATCACCGCGTACCACGAGGGCGGCCACGCCCTGACGGCGGCGGCGATGAACCACACCGATCCGGTGACGAAGGTCACGATCCTGCCGCGCGGCAAGGCTCTCGGCTACACGATGGTGCTGCCGCTGGACGACAAGTACTCCATCACGCGCAACGAGCTGCAGGACCAGCTGGCCTACGCGATGGGTGGCCGCGTCGCCGAGGAGGTCATCTTCCACGACCCCACCACCGGCGCCTCCAACGACATCGAGAAGGCGACGAGCATCGCCCGCAAGATGGTCACCGAGTACGGCATGACCACCGAGGTCGGCCCGGTGAAGCTGGGAGCGGCATCCGGTGAGATGTTCCTCGGGCGAGACATGGGTCACGGCCGCGACTTCTCGGAGTCGGTCGCCGAGCGCGTCGACATGCAGGTGCGGGACCTGATCGAGCAGGCGCACAACGAGGCGTACCAGGTGATCAACGAGAACCGCGACGTGCTCGATAAGCTCGCGCTGGCGCTGCTGGAGAAGGAGACCCTCGACCACATCGAGCTGGCCGAGATCTTCAAGGACATCACGCACCTGCCGCCGCGTCCGCAGTGGCTGTCCAGCAGTGAGCGACCGGTGTCGCCGCGGCCGCCGGTCGAGGTGCCGCGCCGCCGTGAGGACGCCGGGCTCGCCGCCGCGGTCGAGGCCGATGAAGCGGTCGAGAAGGCCACTCGTCGCCGTCCCACCGGGCAGGCACGACCCGCAACCGCGTAG
- the folE gene encoding GTP cyclohydrolase I: MSVDRDRVSALVRELLVAIGEDPDRPGLRLTPQRVADTYAEFFAGVGADPAEPLAHTISVSRGPAPDTLPSGAVMLRDIRFRSICEHHLLPFAGHAHIAYLPGEQVVGLGALPRVVDILASRPQVQERLGEQVADTIAGAIDARGVLVVLDATHQCVTMRGGRQPDASTVTVAARGEMTDPAARTEVMALLAGSRR, from the coding sequence GTGTCCGTCGACCGTGATCGCGTGTCCGCCCTGGTGCGGGAATTGCTCGTTGCGATCGGGGAGGATCCCGACCGTCCGGGCCTGCGGTTGACGCCGCAGCGCGTGGCCGACACCTACGCCGAGTTCTTCGCCGGCGTGGGCGCCGATCCCGCCGAGCCCCTCGCGCACACGATCTCGGTCTCGCGCGGTCCTGCCCCCGACACGCTGCCGTCGGGCGCGGTGATGCTGCGCGACATCCGCTTCCGTTCCATCTGCGAGCACCACCTGCTGCCGTTCGCCGGGCACGCCCACATCGCGTACCTCCCCGGCGAGCAGGTCGTGGGGTTGGGCGCCCTCCCGCGGGTCGTCGACATCCTCGCGTCCCGCCCGCAGGTGCAGGAGCGGCTGGGCGAGCAGGTGGCCGACACGATCGCCGGCGCCATCGACGCCCGCGGCGTGCTGGTCGTGCTCGACGCCACGCATCAGTGCGTCACGATGCGCGGTGGCAGGCAGCCGGATGCCTCGACGGTGACGGTGGCCGCCCGCGGCGAGATGACCGACCCGGCGGCGCGCACCGAGGTCATGGCACTGCTGGCGGGGAGCCGTCGGTGA
- the folP gene encoding dihydropteroate synthase, with amino-acid sequence MTVVMGIVNVTPDSFSDGGRYAQTDAAIAHGLQLVAGGADIVDVGGESTRPGSERVTAAVEQERVLPVVAALAAAGVVVSIDTMNADTAAAAVAAGARIVNDVSGGLADDALFAAVAVTDAELVIGHWRGHSTDMYAGAHYADVAGEVVAELRARVAAARAAGIPTERIVVDPGIGFGKRGDQNWQVLSRLPELVALGPRVLVGTSRKRFLLEALDGLETLEPADAAGHEDDQRRRDLATAVTSVLAAQAGAWAVRVHDVAATRDALRVARAWQEGVAS; translated from the coding sequence GTGACCGTCGTGATGGGAATCGTCAACGTGACCCCCGACTCCTTCAGTGACGGCGGGCGGTACGCCCAGACGGATGCCGCGATCGCCCACGGCCTGCAGCTGGTCGCCGGCGGTGCCGACATCGTCGACGTGGGCGGTGAATCGACCCGCCCCGGGTCCGAGCGCGTCACCGCGGCGGTCGAGCAGGAGCGGGTGCTGCCGGTCGTGGCGGCCCTGGCCGCCGCGGGGGTCGTGGTCAGCATCGACACCATGAACGCCGACACCGCCGCCGCTGCCGTAGCCGCCGGGGCGCGGATCGTCAACGACGTCTCCGGCGGGCTGGCCGACGACGCCCTGTTCGCCGCTGTCGCCGTCACCGACGCCGAGCTGGTCATCGGCCACTGGCGCGGCCACTCCACCGACATGTACGCCGGGGCGCACTACGCCGACGTCGCCGGCGAGGTCGTGGCCGAGCTGCGCGCCCGGGTGGCGGCGGCCCGCGCCGCCGGCATCCCGACCGAGCGCATCGTCGTCGATCCCGGCATCGGCTTCGGCAAGCGGGGGGACCAGAACTGGCAGGTGCTTTCACGGCTCCCCGAGCTGGTGGCGCTGGGCCCCCGGGTGCTGGTGGGCACGAGCCGCAAGCGCTTCCTGCTCGAGGCGCTCGACGGGCTCGAGACGCTCGAGCCCGCGGATGCCGCCGGGCACGAGGACGATCAGCGGCGGCGCGATCTTGCGACCGCCGTCACCAGTGTGCTGGCGGCGCAAGCAGGGGCGTGGGCGGTGCGCGTGCACGATGTCGCCGCCACGCGCGACGCGCTGCGCGTGGCGCGCGCCTGGCAGGAAGGAGTCGCTTCGTGA
- the folB gene encoding dihydroneopterin aldolase: MSDLDEIAVTGIRAFGHHGVYPDERRDGQEFVADVVLHLSTERAAASDDVAHTVHYGELAEQVAAILAGDPVDLLETLAARIADAVLARDLVERVRVTLHKPAAPIPVPFDDVTVTITRGRMP, from the coding sequence GTGAGCGACCTCGACGAGATCGCCGTCACCGGCATCCGCGCGTTCGGACATCACGGGGTGTACCCCGACGAGCGCCGCGACGGGCAGGAGTTCGTCGCCGACGTGGTGCTTCACCTGTCGACCGAGCGGGCCGCGGCCAGCGACGACGTCGCCCATACCGTGCACTACGGCGAGCTGGCCGAGCAGGTCGCGGCCATCCTCGCCGGTGACCCGGTGGACCTGCTCGAGACGCTCGCGGCGCGCATCGCGGACGCCGTCCTTGCCCGTGACCTCGTGGAGCGCGTGCGGGTGACGCTGCACAAGCCCGCCGCACCCATCCCGGTGCCGTTCGACGACGTGACCGTGACCATCACCCGCGGGAGGATGCCGTGA
- the folK gene encoding 2-amino-4-hydroxy-6-hydroxymethyldihydropteridine diphosphokinase, whose amino-acid sequence MNRRLAQGISADTETPSVPPSVAVVALGANLGDRAATMTEAVQQLARMPLTTEIIASAPIETVALTADGPDPQAPAYLNAVALVHTRLAPSVLLEYLHAIEAHHGRPPRDRDAARWQSRTLDLDLITYGDVRSADPALLLPHPRAAERDFVLRPWLTVDPDAELPGYGRVAELLQRLRDTAAEEHS is encoded by the coding sequence GTGAACCGCCGACTTGCGCAGGGCATCTCGGCGGACACCGAGACGCCGTCGGTCCCGCCGAGCGTGGCCGTCGTCGCGCTGGGGGCGAACCTGGGTGACCGCGCCGCGACGATGACCGAGGCGGTGCAGCAGCTGGCGCGGATGCCGCTGACGACCGAGATCATCGCGTCGGCACCGATCGAGACCGTCGCGTTGACCGCCGACGGCCCCGATCCGCAGGCGCCGGCCTATCTCAACGCCGTCGCGCTGGTGCACACCCGGCTGGCACCGAGTGTGCTGCTGGAGTACCTGCACGCCATCGAAGCCCACCACGGTCGCCCCCCGCGCGACCGGGACGCCGCGCGGTGGCAGTCGCGCACGCTGGATCTGGACCTCATCACCTACGGTGATGTGCGCAGCGCCGACCCTGCGCTGCTGCTGCCGCACCCCCGCGCGGCGGAGCGCGACTTCGTGCTGCGCCCGTGGTTGACCGTGGACCCCGACGCGGAGCTCCCCGGATACGGCAGGGTGGCCGAACTGCTGCAACGGCTGCGGGACACCGCGGCGGAGGAGCACTCGTGA
- a CDS encoding DUF3180 domain-containing protein — MKRTGAGILAVTALLGLGAGFLVDQALTASGRSTFSPSLMLPVLLVALGALLIVFALPIARATRGTAPDGARPVNPFQALRIAMLAKASSIVGAGVAGFALGLGAFLASRPAEPSLGSVATILATVIGGAILVAAGLVAEQLCTIRKDDDDQPPAPGPGATPSHH; from the coding sequence GTGAAACGCACCGGCGCCGGCATCCTGGCCGTCACCGCCCTGCTGGGCCTGGGCGCCGGGTTCCTCGTGGACCAGGCCCTCACCGCGAGCGGGCGGTCCACGTTCTCGCCGTCGCTGATGCTGCCGGTGCTGCTGGTGGCCCTCGGAGCCCTCCTCATCGTGTTCGCGCTGCCGATCGCTCGCGCGACGCGTGGGACCGCCCCCGACGGGGCGCGGCCGGTGAACCCGTTCCAGGCGCTGCGGATCGCGATGCTCGCCAAGGCCTCCAGCATCGTCGGGGCAGGGGTGGCCGGCTTCGCGCTGGGACTCGGTGCCTTCTTGGCCTCCCGGCCGGCCGAACCCTCGTTAGGCTCGGTGGCGACGATCCTCGCGACGGTGATCGGCGGCGCGATCCTCGTGGCGGCAGGACTGGTCGCCGAGCAGCTGTGCACCATCCGGAAGGACGACGATGACCAACCCCCCGCCCCCGGGCCCGGCGCCACTCCCTCCCACCACTGA
- a CDS encoding PH domain-containing protein, which produces MTAPGIDSALDAGTYNRLIEPGSENRLALERGVWHQISRKYLWVQLIANGAILLIIVVAMLVLALALQQTWAFIPGGILTVIMVWTIAIMPRQVRAIGYQLRDDDLVFRRGILWQRMVAVPYGRMQLVDITHGPLDRGFGIAQLKFVTAAATTGVTIPGLSQQAAEALRDHLIAVAESRRTGL; this is translated from the coding sequence GTGACCGCGCCGGGGATCGACAGTGCGCTCGACGCCGGCACGTACAACCGGCTGATCGAACCGGGCAGCGAGAACCGGCTCGCGCTGGAACGCGGGGTGTGGCACCAGATCTCCCGTAAGTACCTGTGGGTGCAGCTGATCGCCAACGGTGCCATCCTGCTGATCATCGTCGTCGCGATGCTGGTGCTCGCGCTCGCGCTGCAGCAGACGTGGGCGTTCATCCCCGGCGGCATCCTCACCGTCATCATGGTGTGGACGATCGCGATCATGCCCCGCCAGGTGCGCGCGATCGGCTATCAGCTGCGCGACGACGATCTCGTCTTCCGCCGCGGCATCCTGTGGCAGCGCATGGTCGCGGTGCCGTACGGGCGGATGCAGCTGGTCGACATCACGCACGGACCGCTGGACCGCGGGTTCGGCATCGCCCAGCTGAAGTTCGTCACCGCCGCCGCCACGACCGGGGTGACGATCCCCGGCCTGTCGCAGCAGGCCGCCGAGGCGCTGCGCGACCACCTCATCGCCGTCGCCGAGAGCCGGCGCACGGGCTTGTGA